The proteins below are encoded in one region of Methanobrevibacter sp.:
- a CDS encoding 3-dehydroquinate synthase II: MQNKFAWISTPDELWEDKKEMITTAMESGIDHVLDFDDIEEIRKLGNVKIIANTDDADIYLVGINGEGDGFVELNDDFTDSTDIANAKKAKSEGKTVCAYIKITDKAHEQLAVKLGSIVDYIILIGTDWTIIPLENIIADLQKFDVEIIAAVRDVDGARVALETLEHGTDGVIFEANDFNNIKKIAQNVVEASQVKYELKLATVTKVKPLGSGDRVCVDTTDMMKPGEGMLIGSYSKSMFLVHSESLESEYVASRPFRVNAGPVQAYVMVPGNKTRYLAELVAGDEVLIVNTEGETRTAYVGRSKIERRPLLLLEAEYEGKTIRTLLQNAETIRIVDENNDPLSVADVKPGDKVKVYIETNARHFGIAIDETIIEQ; encoded by the coding sequence ATGCAAAACAAATTCGCTTGGATAAGCACTCCTGATGAATTATGGGAAGATAAAAAAGAAATGATTACTACTGCAATGGAATCTGGAATTGACCATGTTTTGGACTTTGATGACATTGAAGAAATCAGAAAACTCGGTAATGTAAAAATCATTGCAAACACTGATGATGCAGACATTTATCTCGTAGGTATTAACGGTGAAGGAGATGGCTTTGTTGAATTAAATGATGATTTCACTGATTCAACTGATATTGCTAATGCAAAAAAAGCAAAAAGCGAAGGGAAAACTGTATGTGCCTATATAAAAATCACTGATAAAGCTCATGAACAATTAGCTGTAAAATTAGGTTCTATTGTTGATTACATTATCTTGATTGGTACTGACTGGACAATTATTCCACTTGAAAACATTATTGCTGATTTACAAAAATTTGATGTAGAAATTATCGCAGCAGTCCGTGATGTAGATGGTGCTCGTGTTGCACTTGAAACATTGGAACATGGAACTGATGGAGTAATATTTGAAGCAAATGACTTCAATAACATTAAAAAAATTGCACAAAACGTTGTTGAAGCATCACAAGTCAAATATGAACTAAAATTAGCTACTGTAACTAAAGTAAAACCATTAGGTTCAGGCGATAGAGTATGTGTGGACACAACTGACATGATGAAACCTGGCGAAGGTATGTTAATTGGTTCTTACTCTAAATCAATGTTTTTAGTCCATTCAGAATCACTGGAAAGTGAATATGTAGCTTCAAGACCATTTAGAGTAAATGCAGGTCCAGTTCAAGCATATGTGATGGTTCCTGGAAATAAAACTAGGTATTTGGCTGAACTTGTAGCTGGTGATGAAGTATTGATTGTCAATACTGAAGGTGAAACCAGAACTGCATATGTCGGAAGAAGCAAAATCGAAAGAAGACCTTTGTTATTGCTTGAAGCAGAATATGAAGGTAAAACTATCAGAACACTCTTGCAAAATGCAGAAACTATTAGAATAGTTGATGAAAACAATGATCCATTATCAGTAGCTGATGTTAAACCTGGTGATAAAGTTAAAGTCTATATTGAGACCAACGCACGTCACTTTGGGATAGCTATTGATGAAACAATTATTGAACAATGA
- a CDS encoding pantoate kinase codes for MSVFVPGHVTGFFNIENHESKLKNGSCGVGFLLTKGVKTTIIDSDRFEYEVNLGDDTIIREVLGILNLNDTNFKIIQDIQLPIGAGFGTSAASALSLTLALNDFLNLGYSNELCGQIAHMAEVNLGAGLGDVIAQTGNGLVLRTKPGAPGIGEIKSFNHDVYIAYKTFGPIETSEIITDPNHKKIISEVALKYLELFEEEPTLDNFLEFSNKFSRETNLMSDEVKKQIEYFESMDDILGSSMAMLGNTVFALSYNEDVFKTLNIEELHVDKLNNNGIIYD; via the coding sequence ATGAGCGTTTTTGTTCCAGGCCATGTTACTGGTTTTTTTAATATTGAAAATCATGAATCCAAATTGAAAAATGGTTCATGTGGAGTAGGATTTTTACTCACAAAAGGTGTTAAAACCACAATAATAGATTCAGATAGATTTGAATATGAAGTTAATCTTGGTGATGACACTATAATTCGTGAAGTTTTAGGTATTCTGAATTTAAATGATACTAATTTTAAAATTATTCAAGATATTCAACTTCCAATAGGTGCGGGATTTGGAACATCTGCTGCTTCAGCATTAAGTTTAACACTTGCTTTAAACGATTTTTTAAATTTAGGATATTCCAATGAATTGTGCGGTCAAATTGCACATATGGCTGAAGTCAATTTAGGTGCTGGTTTAGGTGATGTGATAGCACAAACAGGTAATGGTTTGGTTTTAAGAACAAAACCAGGTGCACCGGGAATTGGTGAAATCAAATCATTTAATCATGATGTCTATATTGCATACAAAACTTTTGGTCCAATTGAGACATCTGAAATAATAACTGATCCAAATCATAAAAAAATTATTTCAGAAGTTGCCTTGAAATATCTTGAATTATTTGAAGAGGAGCCTACTTTGGATAATTTCTTGGAGTTTTCAAATAAATTTTCACGGGAAACCAACCTGATGTCTGATGAAGTGAAAAAACAAATTGAGTATTTTGAATCAATGGATGATATTTTGGGTAGTTCAATGGCTATGCTTGGAAATACTGTATTTGCATTATCATATAATGAAGATGTTTTCAAAACATTAAATATTGAAGAATTACATGTAGATAAACTAAACAACAATGGTATAATTTATGATTAA
- a CDS encoding 2-amino-3,7-dideoxy-D-threo-hept-6-ulosonate synthase yields the protein MMIGKKIRLERIINRNTGRTVIAPMDHGVSSGPIPGIIDIDKTVEEISQGGADAILMHKGIVQQGHRGYGKDIGLIVHLSASTSLAPDPNDKVTVTSVEKAIQLGADAVSIHVNLGSETESQMLQELGEVAETCAYWGMPLLAMMYPRGQKVDNEHDVEFVKHAARVGSELGVDIVKTNYTGDPDSFKEVVEGAIVPVVIAGGPKVETDEELLQMVKDSLDVGGAGVAFGRNLFQSENPGKITRAISEVVHNDLEVDEALKFLK from the coding sequence ATAATGATAGGTAAAAAGATTCGTTTAGAAAGAATCATCAATAGAAATACTGGTAGAACTGTTATCGCACCTATGGATCACGGTGTATCTAGCGGTCCAATTCCAGGTATTATTGATATAGATAAAACAGTAGAAGAAATCTCTCAAGGTGGAGCAGATGCAATCTTAATGCACAAAGGTATTGTACAACAAGGACACCGTGGTTACGGTAAAGATATTGGTTTAATCGTACACTTGTCTGCAAGTACTTCACTTGCACCAGACCCAAACGATAAAGTAACCGTAACAAGCGTAGAAAAAGCAATCCAACTTGGTGCTGACGCTGTATCTATCCATGTAAACCTTGGAAGTGAAACAGAAAGTCAAATGTTACAAGAATTAGGTGAAGTTGCTGAAACTTGTGCATACTGGGGAATGCCTCTTCTTGCAATGATGTACCCAAGAGGACAAAAAGTAGACAATGAACATGATGTAGAATTCGTAAAACATGCTGCACGTGTAGGTTCTGAACTTGGAGTAGATATTGTAAAAACTAATTATACTGGAGATCCAGATTCCTTCAAAGAAGTTGTTGAAGGTGCAATTGTACCTGTAGTTATTGCAGGCGGTCCAAAAGTAGAAACCGATGAAGAGTTATTACAAATGGTAAAAGATTCTCTTGATGTTGGTGGAGCAGGTGTTGCATTCGGACGTAATTTGTTCCAATCTGAAAACCCTGGTAAAATCACAAGAGCTATTTCCGAAGTTGTTCACAACGATTTAGAAGTTGACGAAGCTTTAAAATTCTTAAAATAG
- a CDS encoding class I SAM-dependent methyltransferase: MIKLSYDVKNYRNQILDLTQNGDTIIELGCHVGNTTRILLDNFKDSQIIALDNSPEAISKMNELANDNLEFINADVRLHETLLEVFKKIQKCDILSIDLGGGYHPDTVFKVFYIWSSTFKPKHTFIRNRGILEFFNSSVSSGEDYMSCEGYLDSYHDSGIPPQIKEFELWTPSIKK, encoded by the coding sequence ATGATTAAACTTAGCTATGATGTTAAAAATTATAGAAATCAAATCTTGGATTTAACCCAAAATGGCGATACAATCATAGAACTTGGATGCCATGTCGGAAATACAACAAGAATTCTATTGGATAACTTCAAAGATTCACAGATTATTGCTTTGGATAATTCTCCTGAGGCAATATCTAAAATGAATGAACTGGCTAATGATAATCTGGAATTCATTAATGCTGATGTGCGTCTTCATGAAACATTGCTTGAAGTTTTTAAGAAAATTCAAAAATGTGATATATTGTCTATTGATTTAGGTGGAGGATATCATCCGGATACTGTTTTTAAGGTATTTTATATTTGGTCATCAACATTCAAACCAAAACATACTTTTATTAGGAATAGAGGTATTTTGGAGTTCTTTAACTCATCAGTTAGTAGCGGTGAGGATTATATGTCATGTGAAGGTTATCTTGATTCCTATCATGATTCAGGAATTCCACCACAAATCAAGGAATTTGAATTATGGACTCCTTCTATTAAAAAATAA
- the thpR gene encoding RNA 2',3'-cyclic phosphodiesterase, which produces MSQIRAFLAIDLDDDLKPKINKVIKQFKQIDTNIKYVELLNLHLTLKFFGEIDTEGLKLLESKIANVVSEFKPFNVKIKGCGAFPNNNHIKVIWVGIDEDSIIKELHDKLDSEFVKLGFDKDKRFSTHLTIGRMKSAKNKNQVKSAIEEFSNIEIGEMTVANITLKKSTLTPSGPIYEDLKVFEL; this is translated from the coding sequence ATGTCACAGATACGAGCATTCTTGGCTATAGATTTGGATGATGATTTAAAACCAAAAATTAATAAGGTAATTAAACAATTTAAACAAATTGATACTAATATAAAGTATGTCGAATTATTGAATCTCCATTTGACCTTGAAATTCTTTGGAGAAATCGATACTGAAGGTTTGAAATTATTAGAAAGCAAAATAGCAAATGTTGTATCTGAATTTAAACCTTTTAATGTAAAAATTAAAGGTTGCGGTGCATTTCCAAATAATAATCACATAAAAGTGATTTGGGTGGGAATTGATGAGGATTCAATTATCAAGGAATTGCATGACAAACTTGACAGCGAGTTTGTTAAATTAGGTTTTGATAAAGATAAACGATTCTCAACACACTTGACTATTGGACGTATGAAATCCGCTAAAAACAAAAATCAAGTTAAATCAGCTATTGAAGAATTTAGTAATATTGAAATTGGTGAGATGACAGTTGCAAACATTACTTTAAAGAAATCTACCTTAACTCCTTCTGGACCAATTTATGAAGATTTAAAAGTATTTGAATTGTGA
- the npdG gene encoding NADPH-dependent F420 reductase, producing the protein MIVSIIGGTGPQGLGIAKRLAIEGVEVIVGSRKEEKALDIVANTKEELADYDLNMTGMANEDAAKAGNVLIITVPLVAQKPTIEGIKEFCKDKIVMDATVPLETAIGGKPSRFIDLMEGSAAERTASILEGTGAKVICAFCNISNSHLANIPEDIECDCLIAGDDNESKVIAAEIIDKIPGIKTVDCGILEKARIIEKITPLLIGLNIKYKSHYGGLRITGIPALDKE; encoded by the coding sequence ATGATTGTTAGTATAATTGGAGGAACTGGACCTCAGGGACTTGGAATTGCTAAAAGATTAGCAATTGAAGGCGTTGAAGTTATCGTTGGTTCCAGAAAAGAAGAAAAAGCATTAGATATAGTTGCAAATACTAAAGAAGAATTGGCTGATTATGACTTAAACATGACTGGTATGGCAAATGAAGATGCTGCAAAAGCAGGCAATGTATTAATTATCACCGTCCCATTAGTTGCTCAAAAACCTACTATTGAAGGAATCAAAGAATTCTGTAAAGATAAAATTGTCATGGATGCAACTGTACCTCTTGAAACAGCTATTGGTGGAAAACCATCCAGATTTATTGATTTGATGGAAGGATCTGCTGCTGAAAGAACTGCCTCCATTTTAGAAGGAACTGGTGCAAAAGTAATCTGTGCATTCTGTAACATCTCAAACTCTCACCTTGCAAACATCCCTGAAGACATTGAATGTGACTGCTTAATTGCAGGTGACGATAATGAGTCTAAAGTAATTGCAGCTGAAATCATCGATAAAATACCTGGAATCAAAACAGTTGATTGTGGTATTTTAGAAAAAGCAAGAATTATCGAAAAAATAACTCCATTGTTAATAGGATTAAATATCAAATACAAATCCCACTATGGTGGTTTAAGAATTACCGGAATTCCTGCACTCGATAAAGAATAA
- a CDS encoding MATE family efflux transporter, with translation MNDNKTEDIDLIVNHPKKAINKLALPIIISNLFLMLNNIIDGIWVSGLGPGPLAAVGFMTPLFLAMVGLANGLGAGSNSLIARCIGAEDYHGAGNSAIHSIMLSIIVTIIATIVILIILKPLLLMIGAGDVIDASMAYGSIVILGIFSIFLPAMMSAIFRSQGEIKRASYPLMFTGIINMILDPIFIYVLNWGVAGAALATVIAGTIPMLLMIYWMFVKRDSFLEVKMSEYKTNLTIYKDILIVGIPASLEQFIISFVSILMNYWLTLLSGTIAVAAYTATWRLIALGISPSLGIGIAALTVGGAAYGAKNYENLKTALTYGAKLGLIASTIICACLFIFAEPLSFIFSYSADSSVLGPRLVEALRILSFFLLLMPLGVLAGNIFQSMGKGGLSLLLTVLRSFILEILFAALFAFGFHMLDVGIYAGIVCGMAVGSVIGYIYVNYYLRKHRDYFN, from the coding sequence ATGAACGATAACAAAACTGAAGATATTGATTTAATTGTAAACCATCCAAAAAAGGCAATTAATAAGTTAGCATTACCTATCATTATAAGTAACTTATTTTTAATGCTTAACAATATTATTGATGGTATTTGGGTTTCAGGTTTAGGTCCTGGACCTCTTGCTGCTGTTGGATTCATGACTCCATTGTTTTTAGCGATGGTTGGGCTTGCAAACGGTTTGGGTGCTGGTTCAAATAGTCTAATTGCAAGGTGTATTGGTGCTGAGGATTATCATGGTGCTGGAAACAGTGCAATTCATTCCATAATGCTAAGTATTATTGTAACTATCATTGCAACAATCGTTATTTTGATAATATTAAAACCATTGTTATTGATGATTGGTGCAGGAGATGTTATTGATGCATCAATGGCATATGGTAGTATTGTTATTTTAGGTATATTTTCAATATTTTTGCCTGCAATGATGTCTGCTATATTCAGATCACAGGGTGAAATCAAACGTGCATCATATCCATTAATGTTTACCGGTATCATAAATATGATTTTAGATCCTATTTTCATTTATGTACTCAATTGGGGTGTTGCAGGAGCAGCACTTGCTACTGTTATTGCCGGAACAATTCCAATGCTTTTGATGATATATTGGATGTTTGTAAAAAGGGATAGCTTTTTAGAAGTGAAAATGAGTGAATATAAGACCAATCTAACCATATATAAGGATATTTTGATTGTAGGTATTCCTGCCAGTTTGGAACAGTTCATTATATCTTTTGTTTCAATATTAATGAACTACTGGTTGACTTTATTGTCTGGTACAATCGCAGTTGCAGCATATACTGCTACATGGAGATTGATTGCTTTGGGAATATCTCCATCATTAGGTATTGGTATTGCAGCACTGACTGTAGGTGGTGCAGCTTATGGTGCTAAAAACTATGAAAATCTAAAAACTGCACTTACTTATGGTGCTAAATTAGGGTTGATTGCATCAACTATTATCTGTGCATGTTTGTTTATATTTGCAGAACCTTTATCATTTATATTCTCATATTCCGCAGACAGTTCAGTTTTAGGGCCAAGACTTGTTGAGGCATTACGTATATTAAGTTTCTTCTTGTTGCTTATGCCTTTGGGTGTACTTGCAGGAAACATATTCCAATCAATGGGTAAAGGCGGATTGTCATTATTATTAACAGTTTTAAGATCATTTATTCTGGAAATACTATTTGCAGCATTGTTTGCATTTGGTTTCCACATGTTAGATGTTGGAATTTACGCAGGTATTGTTTGTGGAATGGCTGTCGGTTCTGTTATTGGATACATATATGTTAATTACTATTTAAGAAAACACAGGGATTATTTTAATTAA
- a CDS encoding response regulator, translated as MNEKILVVEDEAITALDLKFILMGLGYDVVDVVDNGQDAIDSAKELSPDLVIMDIKLKGEINGIVAAEEISKFNIPIIFASANTDEGTKEKVLENSSFVGFIPKPFGEEVIEEYIGNAFDKINNS; from the coding sequence ATGAATGAAAAGATTTTAGTTGTTGAGGATGAAGCAATTACTGCTTTGGATTTAAAATTTATTCTAATGGGATTAGGATATGATGTTGTTGATGTTGTGGATAATGGTCAAGATGCTATTGACTCAGCAAAGGAGTTATCTCCAGATTTAGTTATTATGGATATTAAATTAAAAGGGGAAATTAATGGTATTGTTGCAGCAGAGGAGATTTCAAAGTTTAACATTCCGATTATTTTTGCTTCTGCTAACACCGATGAAGGTACTAAAGAAAAGGTTTTAGAAAATTCTTCTTTCGTTGGTTTTATACCTAAACCATTTGGAGAAGAAGTTATTGAAGAATATATTGGTAATGCATTTGATAAAATTAATAATTCATAA
- a CDS encoding DUF2284 domain-containing protein, protein MSEIIKLTADVDVDEYFEKYVDFEKFSKLCIDEQEKVGYNWNYPPYDFDVDEFWKSYNKLKIIAFKIEFSQEELDHTFEEQELEFILKRFERVKGRLMNDIYVLENEDALGLYMGKCNLCMRCTREFGMPCKMPVKMRYAIEGLGADVDKTIEDLFGYKILYAHDGKLPEYLIFVGGLLYDKK, encoded by the coding sequence ATGTCTGAGATTATAAAGTTGACTGCAGATGTTGATGTCGATGAATACTTTGAGAAGTATGTTGATTTTGAAAAATTTTCAAAACTCTGCATTGATGAACAGGAGAAAGTAGGATATAACTGGAATTATCCTCCATATGACTTTGATGTAGATGAATTCTGGAAATCATATAACAAACTTAAGATTATTGCTTTTAAAATTGAATTTTCCCAAGAAGAACTTGATCATACTTTTGAAGAGCAAGAATTGGAGTTTATTTTAAAAAGATTTGAACGTGTAAAAGGCAGATTAATGAATGACATTTATGTGCTTGAAAATGAAGATGCTCTAGGTTTGTATATGGGTAAATGTAATCTTTGTATGAGATGTACAAGGGAATTTGGAATGCCTTGTAAAATGCCTGTAAAAATGAGATATGCAATTGAAGGATTAGGTGCTGATGTAGATAAAACTATTGAAGACTTATTTGGGTATAAAATACTTTATGCTCATGATGGTAAGCTACCTGAATATTTAATATTTGTTGGTGGATTACTTTATGATAAAAAATAG
- the cca gene encoding CCA tRNA nucleotidyltransferase codes for MDYSLILKDIKPTPVETKEIDNVSSRIITFLQLLCDESDIGAKVNLVGSVAKHTVLKGKSDIDIFIAFPLDTDKKFLKEIGLDLAHKCCEEFKSIPEHHFASHPYVTTHIEGCEVDIVPCYAIEDGSQLKSAVDRTILHTRFVKANLKEGQEDEVLLLKRFMAMTGTYGSEFKVGGFAGYLCELLIIHYGTFENTLKEAIKWQYGHSIDLMNYGTSKLFNDPLIVIDPTDMNRNVGAALRLNKLSEFIQSARNYIFSDNKKDYFYPLTRNLNKDDLIEEFNRRNSDIIAIKFNIPDIPLDTLHPQLKKTTEALERKLNDDEFNVFKADYWSDELLTCVILLEMASSTLNDVKVNVGPKVFFNKACENFVKKYGRENCYIQDDFLVHMQKRDFNNAVGLIEHIFTQEHIGLIKVGKNLKKNIINTYEFIELKDIASDEFLDDFIHPGQHIIR; via the coding sequence ATGGATTATAGTTTAATATTAAAAGATATAAAACCAACTCCTGTTGAAACAAAAGAAATTGATAACGTTTCATCAAGGATAATTACTTTTTTACAATTATTATGTGATGAAAGCGACATTGGTGCTAAAGTTAATTTGGTAGGTTCTGTTGCTAAGCACACAGTTCTTAAGGGCAAATCTGATATTGATATTTTTATAGCATTTCCACTGGATACTGATAAGAAATTTTTAAAGGAAATTGGCCTTGATTTGGCTCACAAATGCTGCGAAGAATTTAAAAGTATTCCTGAGCATCATTTTGCATCACATCCTTATGTAACCACTCATATTGAAGGATGTGAAGTTGATATCGTTCCATGTTATGCAATTGAAGATGGAAGTCAACTCAAGTCTGCAGTTGATAGGACAATTCTCCATACTCGTTTTGTTAAGGCTAACTTAAAAGAAGGTCAGGAAGACGAAGTTTTACTCCTCAAACGTTTCATGGCAATGACTGGGACATATGGGTCTGAATTTAAGGTTGGTGGTTTTGCAGGTTATCTTTGCGAATTGCTAATTATTCATTATGGAACTTTTGAAAACACTTTAAAAGAAGCTATCAAATGGCAATATGGTCATAGCATTGATTTAATGAATTATGGAACTTCCAAATTGTTCAATGATCCGTTGATTGTCATTGATCCAACAGATATGAACCGTAATGTTGGGGCTGCTCTTAGACTTAATAAGTTGTCTGAATTTATTCAATCTGCACGCAATTATATATTTTCAGATAATAAAAAAGACTATTTTTATCCATTAACCAGAAATTTAAATAAAGATGATTTAATTGAGGAATTCAATAGAAGAAACAGTGATATAATAGCTATTAAATTTAATATTCCGGATATCCCTCTTGATACTCTTCATCCTCAGCTTAAAAAGACAACTGAAGCTCTTGAACGCAAATTAAATGACGATGAATTCAATGTTTTTAAGGCAGACTATTGGAGTGATGAACTTTTAACATGTGTAATATTACTGGAAATGGCGTCATCAACTTTAAATGATGTTAAAGTTAATGTAGGTCCTAAAGTATTTTTCAATAAGGCATGTGAAAATTTTGTCAAAAAGTATGGCCGTGAAAACTGTTATATTCAGGATGATTTCTTGGTTCACATGCAAAAAAGAGATTTCAATAATGCTGTAGGCTTAATTGAGCATATTTTTACTCAGGAACATATTGGACTTATTAAAGTTGGTAAAAACCTTAAAAAGAACATTATTAACACTTATGAATTCATTGAACTCAAAGATATTGCAAGTGATGAATTTTTAGATGATTTTATCCATCCTGGACAGCACATTATAAGATGA